From Vibrio artabrorum, a single genomic window includes:
- the ilvA gene encoding threonine ammonia-lyase, biosynthetic, translated as MSDDTSSTQKQTGADYLRQILRAPVYEAAIVTPLQDMPRLSARIGNRVQLKREDRQPVHSFKLRGAYNMVSNLTEQQKAAGVIAASAGNHAQGMALSGSKLGIQTTIVMPKTTPDIKVDAVRGFGGHVVLHGSNFDEAKDEAERLASEHGYTFVPPFDHPLVIAGQGTMGMEMLQQNGHMDYIFVPVGGGGLAAGVAVLIKQLMPEIKVIAVEPEDSSCLKAALDAGEPVILDQVSMFADGVAVKRIGEETFRLCQQYIDGHVAVSSDEICSAVKDIFEDTRAIAEPSGALALAGLKKFAEQNQLQDKQLATVLSGANTNFHGLRYVSERCELGEKREGLLAVTIPERQGAFLEFCNLIGGRAVTEFNYRHNDESLANIFVGVRLQGGQEELEHIINDLREGGYPVVDLSDDEMAKLHIRYMIGGKPSKPLKERLYSFEFPEYPGALIKFLSTLGTHWNISLFNYRNHGADYGRVLCGFELGDDDLAQFSTHLRELGYQCKDETDNPSYKFFLS; from the coding sequence ATGAGTGATGACACTTCCAGTACCCAGAAACAAACTGGCGCAGATTATCTGCGCCAGATCCTGAGAGCACCGGTTTATGAAGCGGCAATTGTGACCCCTCTTCAGGATATGCCACGCTTAAGCGCTCGTATCGGCAATCGGGTTCAGCTAAAACGCGAAGACCGTCAACCAGTACATTCGTTCAAGTTGCGTGGTGCCTATAACATGGTATCAAACCTCACTGAGCAGCAAAAAGCCGCCGGTGTGATTGCCGCATCGGCAGGGAACCACGCTCAAGGTATGGCGCTATCAGGCTCTAAATTGGGGATTCAAACCACCATTGTGATGCCAAAAACCACTCCGGATATTAAGGTCGATGCAGTACGCGGATTCGGTGGTCATGTGGTTCTGCACGGCAGCAACTTTGATGAAGCTAAAGATGAAGCCGAGCGCCTCGCTTCTGAACATGGCTACACCTTTGTCCCTCCTTTCGATCACCCATTGGTGATTGCTGGACAAGGCACAATGGGGATGGAGATGCTGCAGCAAAACGGTCACATGGATTATATCTTTGTCCCCGTCGGTGGTGGTGGCTTAGCCGCTGGTGTTGCTGTGTTAATAAAACAGCTGATGCCAGAAATTAAAGTGATTGCGGTTGAGCCTGAAGACTCTTCTTGCTTAAAGGCGGCACTCGATGCGGGTGAGCCCGTGATACTGGATCAAGTCAGTATGTTTGCTGATGGTGTTGCGGTTAAACGCATTGGTGAAGAAACCTTCCGCCTTTGCCAACAGTACATTGACGGCCACGTTGCGGTTTCGAGCGATGAAATCTGCTCTGCGGTGAAAGACATCTTTGAAGACACTCGTGCAATTGCCGAGCCTTCAGGTGCACTTGCTCTGGCTGGTTTAAAAAAGTTTGCCGAACAAAACCAACTGCAAGATAAGCAACTGGCAACAGTACTGTCAGGCGCCAATACGAACTTTCACGGTCTACGCTATGTGTCTGAACGTTGCGAGTTAGGTGAGAAACGAGAAGGTCTACTTGCGGTGACGATTCCAGAACGTCAAGGCGCATTCTTAGAGTTCTGTAACTTGATTGGCGGCCGAGCCGTGACTGAGTTTAACTACCGCCACAATGACGAAAGCTTAGCGAATATCTTCGTTGGTGTTCGTCTACAGGGTGGCCAAGAAGAACTTGAGCATATCATCAACGATCTACGCGAAGGAGGCTATCCGGTTGTCGATCTTTCTGATGATGAGATGGCAAAACTGCACATTCGCTACATGATTGGTGGTAAACCATCAAAACCATTGAAAGAACGCTTATACAGTTTTGAGTTTCCAGAATACCCAGGTGCATTGATTAAGTTCCTTAGCACCTTAGGGACTCACTGGAACATCAGCCTGTTCAACTACCGTAATCATGGTGCCGATTACGGTCGTGTATTGTGTGGTTTTGAGCTTGGCGATGATGATTTGGCTCAGTTTTCAACTCACTTAAGAGAACTGGGTTATCAGTGCAAAGATGAAACCGATAACCCTTCTTACAAGTTCTTCTTGTCTTAA
- the ilvD gene encoding dihydroxy-acid dehydratase has protein sequence MPIYRSATTTHGRNMAGARALWRATGVKDDDFGKPIIAVVNSFTQFVPGHVHLKDMGQLVAGEIEKAGGIAKEFNTIAVDDGIAMGHGGMLYSLPSRELIADSVEYMVNAHCADAMVCISNCDKITPGMMMAAMRLNIPVIFVSGGPMEAGKTKLSDQIIKLDLVDAMVQGADPTISDEQSEQVERSACPTCGSCSGMFTANSMNCLTEALGLSQPGNGSMLATHADRKELFINAGKRIVELTKRYYEQDDESALPRNIANRAAFDNAMALDIAMGGSSNTVLHLLAAAQEGDIDFDMSDIDAMSRRVPHLCKVAPSTPKYHMEDVHRAGGVMAILGELDRAGLINNQTRTVLGLSMQEQLAQYDIMQTEDEAVLKFFRAGPAGIRTTKAFSQDCRWDRLDDDRVDGCIRAKEHAFSPEGGLAVLSGNIAVDGCIVKTAGVDEENLKFQGPAIVFESQDSAVDGILGGKVKAGEVVVIRYEGPKGGPGMQEMLYPTTYLKSMGLGKSCALLTDGRFSGGTSGLSIGHASPEAASGGVIALVNTGDIITIDIPNRSITLDVPEAELAARRVKQDALGWKPENRQREVSFALKAYASMATSADKGAVRDKSKLEG, from the coding sequence ATGCCTATCTATCGTTCAGCAACGACTACCCACGGACGCAACATGGCTGGTGCGCGCGCTTTATGGCGTGCAACTGGCGTCAAAGATGATGACTTCGGTAAGCCAATCATCGCCGTTGTAAACTCTTTCACTCAATTCGTACCAGGCCACGTTCACCTAAAAGATATGGGGCAACTGGTTGCTGGTGAAATCGAGAAAGCGGGCGGCATCGCTAAAGAATTCAACACCATTGCTGTCGATGACGGTATCGCTATGGGTCACGGCGGCATGTTGTACTCACTGCCATCACGTGAGCTTATTGCAGACTCAGTTGAGTACATGGTCAATGCGCACTGTGCTGATGCGATGGTATGTATCTCTAACTGTGACAAAATCACCCCAGGAATGATGATGGCAGCAATGCGCCTTAACATTCCGGTGATCTTTGTATCTGGCGGTCCAATGGAAGCGGGGAAAACCAAGCTTTCAGATCAAATCATCAAACTCGACCTGGTTGACGCGATGGTTCAGGGTGCCGATCCAACCATTTCTGATGAGCAAAGTGAACAGGTAGAGCGTTCTGCTTGTCCGACTTGTGGCTCATGTTCAGGCATGTTCACAGCTAACTCAATGAACTGTCTAACAGAAGCGCTTGGCCTATCTCAGCCAGGTAACGGTTCTATGTTGGCAACGCACGCAGACCGTAAAGAACTATTCATCAATGCCGGTAAACGTATCGTTGAGTTGACTAAGCGCTACTACGAGCAAGATGATGAATCAGCACTGCCACGCAACATCGCTAATCGCGCAGCATTTGATAATGCCATGGCGCTTGATATTGCGATGGGGGGTTCAAGTAACACCGTTCTTCACCTTTTAGCTGCCGCTCAAGAAGGCGACATTGATTTTGATATGAGTGATATCGATGCAATGTCTCGTCGTGTTCCTCACTTATGTAAAGTGGCACCGTCAACACCGAAATACCACATGGAAGACGTTCACCGCGCGGGTGGGGTTATGGCAATCCTAGGGGAACTTGACCGTGCGGGACTGATCAATAACCAAACTCGTACTGTGCTTGGTCTAAGCATGCAAGAGCAGCTCGCTCAATACGACATCATGCAGACAGAAGACGAAGCGGTACTCAAGTTCTTCCGCGCGGGACCAGCAGGCATCCGCACCACCAAAGCTTTCTCACAAGATTGTCGTTGGGATCGCCTGGATGACGACCGCGTCGATGGTTGTATTCGTGCCAAAGAGCACGCATTCAGCCCTGAAGGTGGCCTCGCGGTACTTTCCGGGAACATCGCCGTTGATGGTTGTATCGTTAAGACCGCTGGCGTTGATGAAGAAAACCTAAAATTCCAAGGCCCTGCGATCGTATTCGAAAGCCAAGATAGTGCCGTTGACGGCATCTTGGGTGGAAAAGTCAAAGCCGGTGAAGTGGTTGTTATTCGTTACGAAGGTCCGAAAGGTGGCCCGGGCATGCAAGAGATGCTTTACCCAACCACTTACCTAAAATCGATGGGCTTAGGCAAGTCTTGTGCTTTGCTAACAGACGGTCGTTTCTCTGGTGGTACTTCGGGTCTATCGATTGGTCACGCCTCTCCAGAAGCAGCAAGCGGCGGCGTCATTGCCCTTGTGAATACTGGCGATATTATCACTATCGATATACCTAACCGTTCAATCACACTTGATGTGCCAGAAGCCGAGTTAGCAGCGCGTCGTGTTAAGCAAGACGCACTAGGTTGGAAACCAGAAAACCGTCAACGAGAAGTCTCTTTCGCACTGAAAGCTTACGCAAGCATGGCGACCAGCGCCGACAAAGGCGCGGTACGTGACAAGTCGAAACTAGAGGGCTAA